AAAAAAGTAAATTACGGTTCCAATTAAAGTCTGTCACTAAGCTCAGTCGTCCTCAAAAAAGTGCAGTGCTCTCAACATCTGCACTGAAGacaggctatgccagtgcccaaGGACCCTTTCTTCTGACGAAAGacaattttttttgctattttcccTCTTGATTCAATAATGACCTCGCATTGCTCCTACGCGTTACAACAGGGGGTTTACAACGTCGACGGTAATATTTCCTCATTTTGACAAAATAGTTGCTCTTCAAACAGCTTGTTACGTTTCGCTACACACACGGAGGAGAAAGAAAGTATCTAACGTTTACGTCCATGGGCTTACATTAATATATGTTGAGTGTCTGATCCTAAAAAGGGTCTTTCAGTAAGTTTCTGTATAATTCAAACCTTGtgttatagaaaaaaaagcattttcagCTCTGACTTTCCAGTATCAGGTGCACCCAAATTATTCGAAAGGTATTCTCTTGAAGCACTCAAAGGCAGactctaataaaaaaaagtgggccATCGTTTCTTCACAGAGAAAGATATCGCTTGTTGCTTCTTCCCCTAGAATTTGAATAAGCAAAGCTTTAGGGGCTGGAGCACATTTATCAAAAACTTATATTTAACTCACGAACCTGGAAGTCTGATCTATCCAGACAATATAACCGCCAGAATATCTGTCAGTCGACTTTGTTTCGAATAATTACTATTGAATGCGATAAGCTACACTGGATCATAGCCACAATGCTGTTGAACATCTAACGAAGCATGTGATGTTTCTTTAGAGGTAGAGTTCTCAAAACAGTCTTAGGTAATTTTACAAAAGGTTAGTCAGGCCAGCGTGCTCAATTTTGGTTGCTTAGTAGTTTACAACATCCACCATGCTTAGCGCTTCGTATGGGAAGGAGTCATCATTCCTACATCGAAAGAAAAGAACAGGGTTTACATATACGCCAGGAAAATTATGTGTTTCGGGGTGCGCTATAACCAACAGAACTTCATGCAACCTCACAGGAGACATTCAATCTATTCTTACGTCCTACCGAAATTGTATATTGTTCCGCCTAGGTTGATCAGTGGCAACAGGGGTTCGGCTACTGActcgaaggtcatgggtttgacTCCAGCCGTGGCGGGTggatttcgatgaaggtgaaatagTAGAGGCCCGTGTCGTCTGCGATatcactgcacgttaaagaacaccagatggtcaaaatttccgaagcccttcactacggcatctctcataatgatatcgtggtgtTTGGACGTAAGACCCTACATTTTGTTATTCAAAACTATATTGgtacaaaaaaaatgaatgttcTTCTCGAAAGACCTCCCCCATGACAAGTGGCCTATCAATACTGCTATCTCTTTGAAGAGATAGGACTTTATACAAAAGTGGAATGCGTCTAACATTGTGGCTGTGCTAAAGCACACCCCACCTAGTTTCAACAGAGATTCGTGCTTacctgaaaaagaaaacaaagaaaaaacaagaagagaaagagagaggggcaACATATTCTCGTTCTTGAATTTTGACCCTTCCTTATTATAAGCATAGGAAAAAACTTCGAAATGATGTAGCGAGAACCTTATCATGATCGCCAAGCTAAACACACCCGATCCCTCAAGCTGCCCGGCATCCGCCACCATACTGCAATGAAAGGATCCGTGGTCGTAGTTCAGCAGGGGCACCACCGCAAATCGATGGGTACAGAGTTCCCTCATGTGCGGTCATTTACGTATAGTTAATGCCTTGCAGAGTTTATATGAAGCTCAGAGCAGAAATCGTTGACGACACCCCTTAATTCATACACAGTTGCCAATACTGCTGCAATAAACGTTAATGTTTTGCCAACATGGTATAGGCGGTGTGGAATACAGGGTCGATATTGCATAGCCTGCCCAGAGAGACTTCTACTGCTATACGCGAGAGCCTGGGCAGTTCAGGTATCGCGCACGCTGATTTGTTAGCTTTGAATTCTGCAATATAGTAACCCGATTGCCAAAATGTGTATAAGTAACTGAAAGTCTACGTGTGTATTTGTTCAAGTTTTTCGAAACTTCTTATGAATTTAATATTATATTGTTTGCAAATGtattttcttcttcttgtccgtttTGTCGACATCTACTAAATGATCCCGTGGCATGCTCACTGTGATAGAATGTATTGATTGACTGGATCCTTTACTAAAGAAATAGGGAGCCATATATCCTCTTTTGGGATAGGTAGGGTTTTGCCAGACTGCAGAACTCCATGGAAATGTGAAAAGTTTAAATGGGACACAACGGCTATGTTTGCCTTTACGCCGGTAAAGTTTAGGTAAATCCTAGCTTTCCTATTACTTACAATCTTACCTTTCACCTCGACTTGCTATATTTTTCATGCTACGCTCTGCATTATTATTTCATTAATTTTTTCCCCCTTTCCAGTGCTATGTGGCTGATTATACTTCATAGATTTTGGCCGATCTCTGTCTTTCTGTAAATGAAATCTGGAATGGAGTTTCCGATGCTTTAAGCTGTTTCTAAATCCTACGTCACATTGGTCAGTGAGCCTCACCACTGATGTCTGGAATCACGAGTGGCTGAAACGTTACGTAGGAGAAATTCTAGAGTAAGATGATTCTATAAATACGGGCTCTGATGTATTATCTTGCCACAATGTCAAGTTGCACTTTCCGCATGTGCTGACGATGATTACGTATGAGGAAGAAAATCTTACCGGATTGCTGATTCTCGTGGTCACATAGTAGACTTTATTGTCAACTTGTAGACGGACGCACTGTGTGGCTGTCATATTTGTCGACTTTAATTAAAGAATTCGAGACTGTTGCACATGGAACAATCGATCATGTTCCTCTCTTCCAAATCAAATAGGCGTAATACTGTCTTTTGACAAAACATGTACATATATATCGAGGAACACACAACACCACAACAttccaattttcttgtgcagaaacACTTGACGTTTATTCAAcacgtgaactttttttgtgCGCATTTTGGTTGTGACACAAGGTATATGGCGATTGGTGAAAAGGCACTTCTTTTCAGGAATGCGTAATGAAACATGAGGCGCGATCAACTTTTTATAACTTAACAAGTACTTAACAAACACACGAACGCACACAACGGTACTATAGGAACTCTACACTTCAAAAGTAACTTATGTACAACCTTCATATAAAATTAAGTTTGGTGCGAGCATTTCAAACAAGCTGTACATATGATACAAACATTTGCTCCAGTTTGTGGACGGGTGCCATGGCTGCCCAAAAAAGAAGTTGTCCATCATGTGCTGTACGTAGCAGACCACATAACATACGGAGTGTTGCGTCAACTTGCAACTGCAGGTACAAAACGTGTGCAAGACTGAACTGAGAAATAGTCGAGGTTGTGCGGAAATGATGACTGGGAATTCGTGCAAACAGTACTgggtaacagaaaaaaaaactatgtatgCATTCAAAGCGGCACATAACGAGAtcccttgtttcttttttttttacgtgccaaTGACAGCAGTGTTCCATGGAATGATATCTGTTCACTTCATCACTAGAAAAACTGTGGGTTTTGGGTTACCAGAGTTACGTGAGTCTTTGCCACAGCTATACAAAGTGCATTGTTTACTTGGGGCAAGTAATTGATGAGGAGTGTCTGACGTATGCACTATTAGGAACAATGAACTGGTCCATTTCTCCAGCTGCACATTTTTGCGCTCAAGAAAGCACAAAGCCTATTGGAAAGCAAAAAATTAAGTTAATTGAGCATAAATTCAATATGGAATACATAATGATCAGATGTACTACTTGGCTTATTGCATACGAAGCAACTCGATAACAATGGAGTATGCAATTTATATTGGGCCTTGTAGAGTGAACGTTTTTTGTAAGAAGAAGATAAGAGACGCTAATACGGCGACAGCGGAAAATGTTTCCGAGAAACAGGACGGAACAACGACATTGCACCGTTGTTAAGGAATGTAGCAAGAAAAATTGTGCTGCAATCGTCCACATATATTTTGACGAAGTCCAAGCAAGAGTGTTCAGAATATAAGATAAAGTTTAGACTTGAAAAGGCAGAGCTTCAGTTGTTGATAAGAAAATATTCAGACGGAGTTGCCAATTTTGCTAATATATATTAAATATAAACCAAATCTTTTCCTTTCCGTTTTCTTGGTTACGGGGCCAATGCTAGTGGTAATAGCGATTTAAAAGTTAGCTACACTTATCAGAAAATCTTTGGTCCCGTCAAAATTTGGCACTACTATGCTAATCACTGCATGTTAGGTGCTTTTGTCTTGTCTACTGCCAGCGAGCAGAGAAGTGCTTAGTCAAAATCGACCCCTCTACTATATTCGTGTAGCTAAAGCTTGATACAAGTGCGCTCGGAGGGTGACAGCTCTCGAAAACACCAGGTCAGCTTTTCCATCCCTATACTTAACAACTGTTCAGAACCATCGAGCATGACAATGCAAGTTCACGTCGTTCTCCAACTACCGTATACGAAAACTCCGTCCGACTTCATGTTGGAAAACAGGGCGAAttgcaatatttgttttttaaacTAAGCAACTCCAGTAAAGATGTCTGAAAGTAGCATTCTCAAGAATTTCATTGAGCAATAATTTAAGGCTCCATACAAAGGGATCTCGATCGGCGTTTACTGGACTCGTTACATCTTGGGCACAGATATAACAAGCCTGCAGCAGCATCGAAAGTACACACCAAACATTTCAGATTGGTCGCGCAAGGAATCATGACACATCTCGTCCATATCAGTAGCGGTAATGCATTATCAGTGGAAAAACACTGAACTGACCAGATGCACCGAATGAGGTCAAAGCGTAACAGGCACGCGACATTGTAATGTATTTGGCACAGCGCACCGAGTGCTGGACAAGTCCATCAACGGTCGCTACCAGGGCCTCCAGACGGGGTCTCCGAACATCGCTGCCGGGGCCCGGCGTATGACGCCGAACGTGTGCTGCTCCAACTCGGCCACGTAGTTGTCGTCGCTGGCGGCCGACGTGGTCGACTCCGAGTCACTGAAGGGGCTAGCCGGTGCGCTGACGCCGGAGGAAGAAGAGGTGGAACAAGCCGAGGAGCGACTGCCGGTGGCCAGGTTGAGAGGGCTGGACACGGACAGACCGTGCAGATCACCGTTTGCGAAGCAAGGGTGATGGTGGTGACTGGCAACAGCGTAATTAGAGGCGGCAGTGGCATCGCTGTCCGGCACTTCTTGCTTGACGATGACGCGACTAGCAGCCATGGTGGACACGTCACCGTGAGAGGTAGCGTTCGCCGGGGATGTCGTTGACAAAGCGTGCGAGATGGCCCTGGTGGCGCCGCCCTCTTCGGCGTCCATGGCGTCCGTGGGCTGAATCTCGGAATGCAAGGAAGCCAGACAGGAAGCCAAGTGTCCCAGAAGCCGGGAACGGAGGGAGTCGTCTACGTCCGAGTTGCACACGAACCGGGACACCTCGCGGGCGCACTCGGCGAATCCTTCTTGGAACCGCACTTCCATGGCATGTGGTGCTGTGGAAATAAGAGAGAACACAAAAGAGGACCAATCAATATTTGCCTAGTACTTGAATCAATAATAATAAGTCGACCCCATAAATGTCGCTTGAAGCACTTCTTTTATAACGTTTATGAATGATAATAAGTCGACTTCATGACTTCGTAAACGTAACCCCAAACATTTCTTTCAATAGCGCTTACATAATTTTCCGGAATGTGGCAATGAGTGGTGTTAACAGCACGTTAACAAATAGTTTTATTCGTCACACAATGCCCATTTTCAGCTCCTAAAGTACCACAAGAATGCAGAAAGACGCCACTGCGGCAAAAACTTCTGTCACCGTGGGGGTGCCTAGCTCAGAGGCAGAGGCCATGGACAGATCTCTACGACAGTTCGTATATCATTCGCAGCAAAGCTTTAGTTTGGGCAAGCTGGTGCATACTTGAACACATATTTGGTTTGCGCGAAAAAGACACACACGAAGGAGAGTGAACAACACGGAA
The sequence above is drawn from the Rhipicephalus microplus isolate Deutch F79 chromosome 3, USDA_Rmic, whole genome shotgun sequence genome and encodes:
- the LOC142803756 gene encoding uncharacterized protein LOC142803756, which encodes MTMPPTERSFGFVVHHQLHQSKAESRRASKPLMEKRRRARINHSLAQLKSLLLDGSSKKESQNPRNAKLEKADILEMTVRHLQGIHQGHHLPPPHAMEVRFQEGFAECAREVSRFVCNSDVDDSLRSRLLGHLASCLASLHSEIQPTDAMDAEEGGATRAISHALSTTSPANATSHGDVSTMAASRVIVKQEVPDSDATAASNYAVASHHHHPCFANGDLHGLSVSSPLNLATGSRSSACSTSSSSGVSAPASPFSDSESTTSAASDDNYVAELEQHTFGVIRRAPAAMFGDPVWRPW